Proteins found in one Corynebacterium zhongnanshanii genomic segment:
- the gltB gene encoding glutamate synthase large subunit: MNNYPARQGLYDPQFEHDACGVAFVADMHGRKSRDIVEKGIQALVNLDHRGAAGAETNTGDGAGILIQIPDRFYREEMADQGVELPPAGQYAAGIAFLPNSRMAALDAQRDIEHIISEEGLTFLGWREIKTDDSSLGAIARDAEPIFTQLFLSGTDANGEPLEGLELDRRAWFVRKRAERELGLKGPGVGTGADTVYFPSLSSRTVVYKGMLTTPQLRDFYLDLQDERVESALAIVHSRFSTNTFPSWPLAHPYRMLAHNGEINTVRGNENWMRARESQIHSEILGDINRVLPICDPEGSDTGRFDEALELLHLGGRSLPHAVLMMVPQAWERAENLDPELRAFYEYHSTFMEAWDGPAALAFTDGTIIGSVLDRNGLRPGRIWITKDGLVVMASEAGVLNIKDEDVVKRTRVEPGKMFLVDTSRGCIVDDQEIKKELASQPYKEWVDTQLVQADNLPAGDVEQMNHERVVLRQRVFGYTEEDLEILIRPMAATGAEGIGSMGTDTPIAALSDRPRLLFDFFAQRFAQVTNPPLDSIREKMVTSLFTHLGAQADILNPGPEAAHRIHLDTPVLLNEQLASLKKIGETAEDSAFRSITIRGLYPVAHGGPGLRQAIERIRREVSEAINKGISLIILSDRESDERYAPIPSLLLTSAIHQHLVKEKTRTRASLIIEAGDAREVHHLAMLTTFGADALNPYMALETAKELAEQGRLNTGDATVDAATAQKNLVHALSYGLQKVMSKMGIATVASYRGAQLADVTGLHQWLLDEYFTGAFSPISGIGLDAIAEDVSTRHRAAFLPRPEEQAHRELHIGGEYKWRREGEYHLFNPETVFKLQHATRTGQYRIFKEYTSKINDQSKRLATLRGLFEFTSDRPSIPIEEVEPVESIVKRFSTGAMSYGSISAEAHETLAIAMNRLKGMSNSGEGGEDPARFTPEANGDWKRSAIKQVASGRFGVTSHYLNNCTDIQIKMAQGAKPGEGGQLPPSKVYPWIAEVRVTTPGVGLISPPPHHDIYSIEDLAQLIHDLKNANPDARIHVKLVAEQGVGTVAAGVSKAHADVVLISGHDGGTGASPLTSLKHAGGPWELGLAETQQTLLMNGLRDRITVQCDGQLKTGRDVVVAALLGAEEFGFATAPLVVSGCIMMRVCHLDTCPVGVATQNPELRKRYTGQADHVVNFFTFIAEEVREYLAELGFRSIEEAVGHSECLTGGSMDVEHKTAGKLDLRPIFARPESPFMYQDLHQSKKQNHNLEAALDNQIRAEAKETIERAARGENVQISLDYPITNVNRSVGTMTGSMISRVAGRDGLPLNTVNLNFNGSAGNSFGAFTTAGMTLTLNGDANDYVGKGLSGGRIVIRPTDRGEAALEDTQHDVIAGNVLGFGGVTGEMFIRGTVGERFCVRNSGVTAVVEGIGNHGCEYMTGGRVIVLGSIGNNFAAGMSGGIAYLLDDGTDVASRINPELVEIEKITDADELAWLTETIETHRKLTGSTVEVEPQNMIKVMPRDYDRVLKTIARAEAAGLDKDGIAAAIMEEVK, from the coding sequence ATGAATAATTATCCTGCACGCCAGGGTCTCTACGACCCGCAGTTCGAGCATGACGCATGTGGTGTTGCTTTCGTTGCAGACATGCACGGTCGTAAATCCCGCGACATCGTGGAAAAAGGAATCCAGGCACTTGTCAACCTGGACCACCGTGGAGCAGCCGGTGCTGAAACCAACACCGGTGACGGTGCCGGAATCCTAATCCAGATCCCAGACCGCTTCTACCGCGAAGAAATGGCAGACCAAGGCGTAGAGCTCCCACCCGCCGGCCAATACGCCGCCGGTATTGCCTTCCTTCCCAACTCCCGCATGGCCGCACTGGACGCCCAGCGCGACATCGAGCACATCATCTCCGAAGAAGGCCTCACCTTCCTCGGTTGGCGCGAGATCAAAACTGACGACTCCTCCCTCGGCGCCATCGCCCGCGACGCCGAACCGATCTTCACCCAGCTCTTCCTCTCCGGAACTGACGCCAACGGCGAACCCCTCGAAGGCCTCGAACTGGACCGCCGGGCATGGTTCGTCCGCAAGCGCGCAGAGCGCGAACTCGGACTGAAGGGCCCAGGAGTAGGAACCGGCGCGGACACCGTCTACTTCCCCTCCCTGTCCTCCCGCACCGTGGTGTACAAGGGCATGCTCACCACGCCACAGCTGCGCGACTTCTACCTGGATCTCCAGGACGAGCGCGTGGAGTCCGCACTCGCCATCGTGCACTCCCGCTTCTCCACCAACACCTTCCCCTCCTGGCCACTGGCACACCCCTACCGCATGCTGGCCCACAACGGTGAAATCAACACCGTCCGCGGAAACGAAAACTGGATGCGCGCACGCGAATCCCAGATCCACTCCGAGATCCTGGGCGACATCAACCGCGTCCTGCCCATCTGTGACCCAGAGGGCTCGGACACCGGCCGCTTCGACGAAGCCCTGGAGCTGCTGCACCTCGGCGGTCGCAGTCTGCCACACGCCGTGCTGATGATGGTGCCGCAGGCTTGGGAGCGCGCAGAAAACCTCGACCCGGAGCTGCGTGCCTTCTACGAGTACCACTCCACCTTCATGGAAGCCTGGGACGGCCCAGCCGCCCTGGCCTTCACCGACGGCACCATCATCGGTTCCGTCCTGGACCGCAACGGCCTGCGCCCCGGACGCATCTGGATCACCAAAGACGGCCTGGTCGTCATGGCCTCCGAAGCCGGCGTGCTCAACATCAAGGACGAAGATGTTGTCAAGCGCACCCGCGTGGAACCCGGCAAGATGTTCCTGGTGGACACCTCCCGCGGCTGCATCGTGGACGATCAAGAAATCAAGAAGGAACTCGCCTCCCAGCCATACAAGGAATGGGTAGACACCCAACTGGTCCAGGCAGACAACCTCCCCGCCGGTGATGTCGAGCAGATGAACCACGAACGCGTGGTCCTGCGCCAGCGCGTCTTCGGCTACACCGAAGAAGACCTCGAAATCCTCATCCGCCCCATGGCCGCCACCGGCGCCGAGGGCATCGGATCCATGGGAACGGACACCCCCATCGCGGCCCTGTCCGACCGCCCACGCCTGCTCTTCGACTTCTTCGCACAGCGCTTCGCGCAGGTCACCAACCCACCACTGGACTCCATCCGCGAGAAGATGGTGACCTCCCTGTTCACACACCTGGGTGCGCAAGCAGACATTCTCAACCCAGGCCCAGAAGCCGCCCACCGCATCCACCTGGATACGCCGGTCCTTCTGAACGAGCAGTTGGCGTCGTTGAAAAAAATCGGTGAGACGGCCGAAGATTCCGCATTCCGCTCAATCACCATCCGCGGTCTCTACCCCGTTGCACACGGCGGACCCGGCCTGCGCCAAGCGATTGAACGCATCCGCCGCGAAGTCTCCGAGGCGATCAACAAGGGCATTTCCCTCATCATCCTGTCCGACCGCGAATCCGACGAGCGTTACGCACCGATCCCATCGCTGCTGCTGACCTCCGCGATCCACCAGCACCTGGTGAAGGAAAAGACCCGCACCCGCGCCTCCCTGATCATCGAAGCCGGCGACGCCCGCGAGGTCCACCACCTCGCCATGCTCACCACCTTCGGCGCCGACGCCCTGAACCCATACATGGCGCTGGAGACCGCAAAGGAACTCGCTGAGCAGGGACGACTGAACACCGGCGACGCCACCGTGGACGCCGCGACCGCCCAGAAGAACCTGGTGCACGCACTGTCCTACGGGCTTCAGAAGGTTATGTCCAAGATGGGTATCGCGACCGTGGCGTCCTACCGCGGCGCTCAGCTTGCCGACGTCACCGGCCTGCACCAGTGGCTGCTGGACGAGTACTTCACCGGCGCCTTCAGCCCGATCTCCGGCATCGGCCTGGATGCCATCGCCGAGGACGTGTCCACCCGCCACCGCGCGGCATTCCTGCCACGCCCCGAGGAGCAGGCGCACCGCGAGCTGCACATCGGCGGTGAATACAAGTGGCGCCGCGAAGGCGAATACCACCTGTTCAACCCAGAGACCGTCTTCAAGCTGCAGCACGCTACCCGCACGGGGCAGTACCGCATCTTCAAGGAGTACACCTCCAAGATCAACGACCAGTCCAAGCGCCTGGCTACGCTGCGCGGCCTGTTCGAGTTCACCTCCGACCGGCCATCGATCCCGATCGAGGAAGTAGAGCCCGTCGAATCCATCGTCAAGCGGTTCTCCACCGGCGCGATGTCCTACGGATCCATCTCCGCCGAGGCGCACGAAACGCTGGCCATCGCCATGAACCGCCTGAAGGGCATGTCCAACTCCGGTGAAGGTGGCGAAGACCCTGCGCGCTTCACCCCAGAAGCCAACGGCGACTGGAAGCGCTCCGCGATCAAGCAGGTGGCGTCCGGCCGCTTCGGTGTGACCAGCCACTACCTGAACAACTGCACCGACATCCAGATCAAGATGGCCCAGGGTGCTAAGCCCGGTGAGGGTGGCCAGCTGCCGCCGTCCAAGGTCTACCCATGGATCGCTGAAGTGCGTGTGACCACCCCAGGTGTGGGACTGATCTCACCACCACCGCACCACGACATCTACTCCATCGAGGACCTGGCGCAGCTGATCCACGACCTGAAGAACGCCAACCCAGACGCACGTATTCACGTGAAGCTGGTGGCAGAGCAGGGCGTGGGCACCGTCGCAGCAGGTGTGTCCAAGGCTCACGCAGACGTTGTGCTGATCTCCGGCCACGACGGCGGAACCGGTGCCTCGCCACTGACCTCCCTGAAGCACGCCGGTGGGCCATGGGAGCTGGGCCTGGCTGAGACTCAGCAGACCCTGCTGATGAACGGCCTGCGCGACCGCATCACCGTCCAGTGTGACGGCCAGCTGAAGACCGGCCGCGACGTAGTGGTTGCCGCGCTGCTCGGCGCTGAAGAGTTTGGATTCGCCACCGCACCGCTGGTGGTATCCGGCTGCATCATGATGCGCGTGTGCCACCTGGACACCTGCCCAGTAGGTGTGGCAACCCAGAACCCAGAGTTGCGCAAGCGCTACACAGGTCAGGCGGATCACGTGGTGAACTTCTTCACCTTCATCGCCGAAGAAGTCCGCGAATACCTTGCCGAGCTGGGCTTCCGCTCCATCGAAGAGGCCGTGGGCCACTCCGAGTGCCTCACTGGCGGAAGCATGGACGTGGAGCACAAGACCGCTGGCAAGCTGGACCTGCGCCCCATCTTCGCCCGCCCAGAATCCCCATTCATGTACCAGGATCTGCACCAATCCAAGAAGCAGAACCACAACCTGGAAGCGGCCCTGGACAACCAGATCCGCGCCGAGGCCAAGGAAACCATCGAACGCGCCGCCCGCGGCGAGAACGTTCAGATTTCCCTGGACTACCCGATCACCAACGTCAACCGCTCCGTGGGAACCATGACCGGCTCCATGATCTCCCGCGTGGCCGGCCGCGACGGACTACCGCTGAACACCGTGAACCTGAACTTCAACGGCTCGGCTGGTAACTCCTTCGGCGCCTTCACCACCGCGGGCATGACCCTCACCCTGAACGGTGACGCCAACGACTACGTCGGCAAGGGGCTGTCCGGCGGACGCATCGTGATCCGCCCAACGGATCGCGGAGAAGCCGCCCTGGAGGACACCCAGCACGACGTCATCGCAGGTAACGTGCTCGGATTCGGTGGCGTGACCGGTGAGATGTTCATCCGCGGCACCGTCGGCGAGCGCTTCTGTGTGCGCAACTCGGGCGTCACCGCCGTGGTCGAGGGAATCGGCAACCACGGATGTGAGTACATGACCGGTGGCCGCGTGATCGTACTCGGCTCCATCGGCAACAACTTCGCCGCAGGTATGTCCGGTGGCATTGCCTATCTGCTGGACGACGGCACCGACGTTGCCTCCCGCATCAACCCTGAGCTGGTGGAGATCGAAAAAATTACCGACGCCGACGAGCTCGCATGGCTCACCGAGACCATCGAAACTCACCGTAAGCTCACCGGCTCCACTGTTGAGGTAGAGCCACAGAACATGATCAAGGTCATGCCACGTGACTACGACCGTGTTCTGAAAACCATCGCCCGTGCCGAGGCCGCCGGCCTGGACAAGGACGGCATTGCAGCCGCAATCATGGAGGAAGTGAAGTAA